A region of the Strix aluco isolate bStrAlu1 chromosome 9, bStrAlu1.hap1, whole genome shotgun sequence genome:
CGATGCCCGTTGTACCCCCAATGCCAGCCGTGCCCCCGGTGCCGGCCACGCCGTCGCCGCCACCCGTCGTACCGCAGGCCCCCGAAGCACCCGCCAAACTCGCTTCCCCCAGTCCCCCACCGCCCCGGGAAGAGCCCTGCCCCGAGCCTGCTGCCGAGCCCGCTGCCGAGGCCAACGGGGTCTTAGAAGAGGTGCCTGAGCCGGTCCCCGAGGTGCCCGTGTGCCAGCCAGTGCCCGCGCCGGTGCCCGCACCCACCCTGGACTCCCCCATCGCCCAGCCTGAAGAGCTGCCCCTGCCCAACGGGGTGGAGGGCACCGGCAGAGCGGAGCCGAGTGAGGAGCAGCCCGAGTCGGACGTCAGCCCCATCTCGGAGCCTGAGGAGCCGGCCCAGCCTGGcacccctgcctcccccccagcagaggaggaggaggaggagagcgaaGGCCCGGGCGAGGCCCAGGAGCGGAGCTcgagcccagcccctgccccttcGCAGACCTCGGAGGCGACCGCGCAAGGTtggggatgctgggctggggCGTGCAGGGTGCCCCAGGATGGGTGTTGGGTGATGTGGAGGTCATCCAGGTGCGGTGCTAGGCATGGGCTACGGGGAGGGTGTTGGAGAGGGGGGCAGGGTTAGGTGACTCTGGACATGTGGGtatggggtgctgggggggggacacaaggTGCCTGTGGATGGGGAGAGATGTCTGGGGAGTGCGTCTGTATGCAGGGGTACGGGGTGGGTACAGAGGGGTGCACGTGTGGGGTGCTCTGGGTCATGGGGAATGGGGTGTCATGAGGGAAGTGTGTTTTATGTGATGCCTAATGTGTGAGTGTAGGGTGGGTGTATTGGGGTTGTGTCTGAGGGCTGTACCCTGCTGTCTGGGGACACGGGGAGGTGCAGTGCGGGGAGGGGTGGCAGGGAAGGTGTGGAGCTGTGAGGCTGTAGCTGTGGGGGGCACCCTGCGTAGGGGTGTGCAGGTTCATAGGGGTGCCTGGGGAAAGTGGGGTGCCCTGGGGGTGTGCTGGGGTGAAGGTATgtctctctatttttttaaacactctgtAAAGGAGTGTGGGGCTTACATAGGGGtactggggcaggatggggaagaTGGGTACACAGGACGTGTTTATACAGAGCACTGTACAGGGGGGCTATAGGAGGGAAACCTGGGGGCAGATGTGCTTCTGGGGAGCACCTCTATATGGGGTGGTGTATAggggtgccagggaggggagcaTATATGGGGGCAGAGGTATGTATGGGGGTGTCCCCATAAGGACTGCCCTGCAGAGGAGTGTGGGTGTCTGCTGGGATCCGCTCAGGAGGATGGGGAGTGCTGCGCTAGGGAGGAGCTGTGGATGGGGTGTTTCACAGAGGCACAGGGTAAATTTGGGGTGCGGCAGCTGGATGGGGAGAGGTGTGAGGTGCATCTGTACAGGGTGTATTCTGGGGTGCTTGTTTAGGGAGTGGGGTGCCTTGGTGGGCTGTGGGATCTGCGGGGCTGCAGGTGCCCAAGTGAGTACACAGCGTGTTTGGGGACGAGAGCTGTGCTGGGGTGGCAGGACCACAGCCCTGTGGCTCCCTGTGGCCCCATCCTGAAGTTCGCCTGGTGTTACTGGGGCCTCGCTGGTGACCCCAGAGCTGGCGTCAGGGTACGCGGGGGACTGGGAGGGTTCCTGTCCTTCACCTCCCTGTCTCTCCTCCCAGTCGCCGTGTCGGTGCCAAAGAAGAAGCGAAGGATGAAGGAGCTGAACAAGAAGGAGGCAGTAGGCGATTTGCTGGATGCCTTTAAAGAGGTGAGTGTCCTGGGGGTGTCCAGGCGTCACCCTGTGTCCCGTCTCCTCCTGTGATGAACTTTGCTTTGTGCCATCGTGTCTGGGCCACTGATGCTCCCTGATGGTAATGAGGATCTGAGGGGGAGCGGACACCTGGGTGCGGGGTGTAGGGGGCAGGACCAGCCAGGCTCGTGGTGTGactgctgcctccctccctcccgatGCAGTCCCAGATCAGCGACAGTGCCTCAGAGGCAGAGAACAAGCCCCCCGCGTCTGCCCCTGCCCGCGAAGTGGAGGATGCGGCCCCCACCCGTCCACAGGAAGAGTCGGAGGAGAcgtgggaggagaaggaggacaaGCTGGCCCCGGAGAAGGGCAAGGCTGCCGACCAGAAGTACCGCTACAAGGAAGGTGAGCTGAGCCTTGGCCCGGGCCTCTGATGGGACCCAGCggtggggagggtgggggtggcaTGGTCCAGCTGTCAAACCTCACGCTCTCCTCCTGTCTTGTCCCCAAACGTGGCACGGGGTGAGGGACAGAGGCCCCAGTGCAAGGGTCCTGACAGGAGGCAGGGAGCTGGTGGCATCTGGCTTTCTGTCGAAGCAAGCAGCATTGTGCTTGTGGCGTTTTAGGCTGGGGTAGCTCTTTGGTTGTCTACGTCCTGCCTCACTGGTTCTGGGTGGGCCTGGACCTGCCACATCTCAGAGTGGAGGATGCAGGACAGGCCACATCAGGATCTCCTTCTTGCCCCCCACTGCAGAGCAATGGAAGCCACTGAACCCTGAGGAGAAAAAGCGATACGACCGGGAGTTCCTGCTGGGCTTCCAGTTCATCTTTGCCAGCATGCAGAAACCTGAGGGGCTGCCCCAGATCACAGACGTGGTGTTGGACAAGGTCGGTGCGGCCCTGGAAATCGGGGGAGCGTGGGAGGTGCCCAGGTTGGGGGTCTGGCTCCTCTTTGTGCCTTGTCAAGGCAGGGCAGGGACTTACCTGCTGTGCTTGGGGTTCTGTTGCAGCATCTGCAACGAGCCTTGAGCCTGGGGTAGGTGTGTGGGGGCACCTTGGGGGCCTTCTTTCCAGTTCCTTGTCCCGGCGCTGAGGCTGGGGGATGGATCCATCCCGCTCCTCTGCCCCCGGGCATCCTCAGCCCTGTGTACCTTCGCAGGCCAACAAGACCCCACTGCGGGCGCTCGACCCCATCCGCCTCAGCGGCATGAACTGCAGCCCTGACTTCACCCCCTCCTTCGCCAACCTCGGCCGGCCCGTCATGGGCAACCGGGGCCTGGTGAGTATCTCCTCGTTTCACCCACGCCGTCCCCCTCCGCCTCTCTGTGATGATCAAGCCTTCGAGCCGCTGTGTCTGGGCCACTGATATCCATGATGGAGCTGAGGATCTGAGCAGGCAGATGGGGATGCCTCAGGAGCCGGCCTGGCTGATCCCAGAGCAAAGAGCTGAGTTTCTTCTCCTTGTGTCAGCCCTCAGGGTTGGGTCCCCGCCGCTCCCAGCAGAGCCAGAGGAAGGAGCCCCGCAAAATCATTGCCACTGTGTCCCTCAATGAGGATGTCAAGCTGAACAAGGCCGAGAAGGCCTGGAAACCCAGCAGCAAGCGTGCCTCCGAGGAGGAGGATCCTGAGAATATCAAGACGCAGGTGGGAGCTGGGCCAGGTGGGCAGTGGGAGGGCAGCGGGGGGATGTGCCTGGCCTCTCACTGACCCTGTTGTCCTTGCAGGAACTGCTCCGCCGTGTCCGCAGCATCCTCAACAAGCTGACTCCCCAGATGTTCCAGCAGCTGATGAAGCAGGTGATGGAGTTGTCCATCGACACGGAGGAGCGGCTCAAGGGTGTCATCGACCTCGTCTTCGAGAAGGCCATCTCGGAGCCAAACTTCTCTGTTGCCTATGCTAACATGTGCCGTTGCCTTATGGGGGTGAGCAGGAGTTGGGGGGTCTCCCGCTGAGCTGGCAGGGGTTTGTTTGGGGGGGCCTTGGCTGAGGTCAGAAGGGCGCACGCCCTTCTGTGTGGGGTGGGGAAGCTGGGGTAAGTGGATGGAGGATCAAGTCCAGAGTCTTAGCAGGGCGTCACAAGGGTGTAGGGTGGCTTCCCCGTGATTTGAACAGTGTCTGGGCCTTAGCTGGCCAGCTTTTGGGGGAGATACGACTCATGCTCCTTGCCTGGGTTGTACCTCTCCCTGCAGCTCAAAGTGCCCACAACAGACAAGCCCACGGTGACTGTGAACTTCCGCAAGCTGCTGCTCAACCGCTGCCAGAAGGAGTTTGAGAAGGACAAGGACGATGATGAGATCTTTGAGAAGCGGCAAAAGGAGATGGATGATGCCAGTGCTGTGAGTTGGGGTGGGAGGCTGTGGCTGAGGGCTGGCATGGGTGTCCTCGGGGTGGCTCTGGGCTCTGAGCTACCCTGTGCCCTCCCTGCAGCCCGAGGAGAAGGCGCGCATGAAGGACGAGCTGGAGGAGGCGCGGGACAAGGCCCGCCGGCGATCCCTGGGCAACATCAAGTTCATTGGAGAGCTCTTCAAACTGAAGATGTTGACGGAGGCCATCATGCACGACTGCGTGGTGAAGCTGCTCAAAAACCATGATGAGGAGTCTCTTGAGTGCCTTTGCCGCCTGCTTACCACCATTGGCAAGGACTTGGACTTTGAGAAGGCCAAGGTaccccttgccctgccctgccctgccctgccttgccctgcccttgcCTTCGGGAGGGATGTGACCATGACTCTGTCCCTCTATAGCCCAGGATGGACCAGTACTTCAATCAGATGGAGAAGATCATCAAAGAGAAGAAGACATCATCCCGAATCCGTTTCATGCTGCAGGATGTGATTGACCTCAGACGGGTAAGGCGCGTTGTGGCCTGTTATTGCCTGGGGACTGTCCTCTGTCCCTTATTTGGTCCCATGGAGCTGCTGGCCTGTGTCCTCTGAGTGCCAGCAGTCTGTGTGTCCCTGGGAGCGGAGAGGTGGATATGTAAGCTGTGGCCAGCCCCAGAGACACCATGCTAGCCCCCAGCCCTTGGTTAGCATGGTAGTGGTAGTGGGCACACAGTAACCGGCAGCTGTTTAATGCAGGGGGGCTCCAGAAACTGAGCCCTTTTGTGCCAAAAGCTGCCACAGCACATGGGGAGCTGAGATGGCCGGGGCAGGAGACTGGCCTGAGGCTTTGAGGGTGGGATAGCTGGGAAGGACAGATGTCTCTGCCTCCGTCCTCCAGCCAGCTCAGTgccctcttccctccttccctgccctctgcagAATAGCTGGGTACCCCGGCGAGGAGACCAGGGCCCCAAAACCATCGACCAGATCCACAAGGAAGCAGAGATGGAGGAGCATCGGGAACACATCAAAGTGCAGCAACTCATGTCAAAGGACAAGAGGAGAGGACCCCCTGGGCCATCCTCCAGCAGTGAGTGCCCGGGTTCGGGATCGCCTGAGGCTGCCAAGGGTGGGTTGCTCCCACTGGGCAGTGCTCGAGGCCGGGCTGCGCCTGATGTCTGTCCCCTTGTGCCCAGGTGGGCGCGGGAGCCTGGTCGCAGATGATGGCTGGAACACAGTGCCCATCAGCAAGGGCAACCGGCCCATCGACACCAGCCGGCTAACGAAGATCACCAAGGTGAGGCTGGGGGTGCAGTGTGGGCAGCTGAGCTGACTGCCTGGCCCACATCCTGCCTTGGTATGGGGTTCAGAGCTgactctctctctccccctttctctctctctctctctctctctctctctctctctctctctctgcctgcagcctggatCCATCGACTCCAACAACCAGCTCTTTGCACCGGGTGGGCGGCTGAGCTGGGGCAAAGGCAGCAGCGGAGGGTCTGGCGCAAAGCCTGCAGATTCAGGTAGGCAACGTGGGGCTGGCTGGGCACCGTTGgacggggcgggggtgggggggggggtggggggatcctTCCCCCGGTGGCTCCTGTACCGGGGAGGTGCTGAACTCTGAGACTCCCCTCTTTTCACGCCCAGCATCTGATTCAGGGCGACCAGCCACGAGCACCTTGAACCGCTTCTCAGCGCTCCAGCAGTCAACTCCTGCCGAGAGCCTGGAGTCCCGCCGCGTGGTGCAGAGGTGAGGGCCCACACACCAAGGCAGGGCTGGCCGTGTTACTTTGCAGCCCAGGGAGGAACCCCCCAAACTGGGCGGTGGTCAGTCAATATATAGGCAAACGTATGGCATCTGGGCTGGAATAATCCCCCTGTGGCAAGATGGGGGCTTGGAGCCAGGGATGAGTCCTGGTGGCAAAGAAGGCTGACCCTACCCTGGGCTTCCTCCCTGCTGGTCGGCACTTGGGGGGCTACACCGGGGTGCTGGGTCTGATCTGGGAGCCCCAGGACCAGGTGGACATCAATGGGctggagggagccctgtggaggcTGCAGCACGAGGTCCCCAAGGAGAGTtggaattgggtttgttcaggagaggaaaacaaagggGCATCTCGCCACAGTCTGCAGCAGGGGGAAGGTGTGGGCAGGGTGGGGCCAGCCTCTGCTCAGCCATGCCAAGGGTCAGGGCAAAAGGCAGAGGGTTTGAGCTGAAACGGGAGAAATGGGGAAAAGTTTTCCCCTGAGGGTGGTCAGGTGCTCAAAGACGCCCTGGGAAGGGCTGGGATTGGAGTGGGAGAGCCTTGCCTGTCAGAGCTCTGCAGTCTGGGGTCAGGGAGGGTGGCAATGGGCTCTTCATGCTATAtctgtcctcctccctcccaggagcagctccagccGCGACAGGTCAGAGAAGGCTGGAGAGAGAGGGGAGCGGGAGTCGCGTTCGGAGAAGGGCAGCGACCGCCTGGAGCGTCCTGACCGGGGGGAGCGGGCAGACAGGAACAGGTCTGCCCTCACCAAGAGGAGCTTCAGCAAAGAGACAGAGGACAGGAGCCGAGAACGGGAGAAGCAGGGCGGCCCCGAGGCCGTGCGCAAGGCTGCTAGCATGACGGAGGAACGGGACAGGAGCCGAGAGACCAGTGAGCTGGGGAGGAGCAGTGTCCGGGGGGGCTGGCCGCGACCTGGGGCTCTGCCTGTCCCAGGCGGTGCCTGATCCTTGCTTTCTCCTCACAGTTAAGCAAGAGCCAGCACCTCCCGCAGCATCCCCCAAGCCTGCACTGTCggaagaggagctggagaagaaATCCAAGGCAATCATAGAGGAATACCTGCACATCAATGACATGAAGGTGAGAGGAGGGGGTGGCCGGGCACAACACCACATGGCCCCCATAACACACTCTCTGCTTCCCTGGGTGGTAGCACTGTTGGGCAGGGTGCTGGTCGTGCCTGGATGAAGAAGAGGGGAGCCGAGCCGGGCCGTGGGGCAGTGCTGACCCCCCTTTTCCCCGCAGGAGGCCCTGCAGTGCgtgcaggagctgggcagccccTCCTCGCTCTACATCTTTGTGCAGAACGGCATTGAGTCCACACTGGAGAGGAGCACCATCTCCCGCGAGCACATGGGGGTCCTGCTGTGCCAGCTGGTGAAGGCGGGCACGCTCTCCAAGGAGCAGTACTACAAagggtgaggggctggggcagcctgGCCCCAAGCTGGTATTTGCCCCTACTTTGAATTCGGCCCTGCCTTGAGCAGGGCTCATCTCTGAGACCTTCCGAGGTCCCTCCCAGCCAAGGGCACGGGGGCTGCTGGATCCCAACAGCCCCCCCTCTGCCCTGCAGGCTGCGGGAGATCCTGGAGATCGCAGAAGACATGGAGATTGACATCCCTCACATCTGGCTGTACCTGGCCGAACTCATCACCCCCATCCTGCAAGAGGAAGGCATTCCTATGGAGGAGCTGTTCAGGTGAGGGCTGTGCTCCTCTGTGGGGTTGCCatgggggggctcctgggggtgCAGATAGCTCAACCAGGTCTCTCGTGCCCCGCAGGGAGATAACGAAGCCCCTGGTACCCATCGGGAAGGCCACCACGCTGCTGGTCGAGGTGCTGGGCTTGTTGTGCAAGGGCATGGTAAGTGCATGGGGCTCCGCGTAGCTGCCGGCTGCTGCCTCAGGAGCTGGAAGCCTGCTCGAGGCAGGCAGGTTGGCATGTGGGGATTGAACCCCTCTGCCACCTGAGAGGACGGCCAGGGCCATCCCTTGCTGTGTCTGGGGCATGGGGGTGGCATGGCCAAGCCACAGTATCGCCCTCTCTGGAG
Encoded here:
- the EIF4G1 gene encoding eukaryotic translation initiation factor 4 gamma 1 isoform X9, producing MSGARTSSTPTPPQAGSGLEPQANGETPHVAVIVRPDDRPKPALVVSKPVSLEPSKSASPSPPPPLIPEVEPVVLSAVTLVPMEPPVDVDTKVEQGEALPDPHKTFSAITTVPGAVELPLVPAPNMDTVAVAAEEEEEEVEEEVAIPLPEPPLQAPVPPEASPMPVVPPMPAVPPVPATPSPPPVVPQAPEAPAKLASPSPPPPREEPCPEPAAEPAAEANGVLEEVPEPVPEVPVCQPVPAPVPAPTLDSPIAQPEELPLPNGVEGTGRAEPSEEQPESDVSPISEPEEPAQPGTPASPPAEEEEEESEGPGEAQERSSSPAPAPSQTSEATAQVAVSVPKKKRRMKELNKKEAVGDLLDAFKESQISDSASEAENKPPASAPAREVEDAAPTRPQEESEETWEEKEDKLAPEKGKAADQKYRYKEEQWKPLNPEEKKRYDREFLLGFQFIFASMQKPEGLPQITDVVLDKPCVPSQANKTPLRALDPIRLSGMNCSPDFTPSFANLGRPVMGNRGLPSGLGPRRSQQSQRKEPRKIIATVSLNEDVKLNKAEKAWKPSSKRASEEEDPENIKTQELLRRVRSILNKLTPQMFQQLMKQVMELSIDTEERLKGVIDLVFEKAISEPNFSVAYANMCRCLMGLKVPTTDKPTVTVNFRKLLLNRCQKEFEKDKDDDEIFEKRQKEMDDASAPEEKARMKDELEEARDKARRRSLGNIKFIGELFKLKMLTEAIMHDCVVKLLKNHDEESLECLCRLLTTIGKDLDFEKAKPRMDQYFNQMEKIIKEKKTSSRIRFMLQDVIDLRRNSWVPRRGDQGPKTIDQIHKEAEMEEHREHIKVQQLMSKDKRRGPPGPSSSSGRGSLVADDGWNTVPISKGNRPIDTSRLTKITKPGSIDSNNQLFAPGGRLSWGKGSSGGSGAKPADSASDSGRPATSTLNRFSALQQSTPAESLESRRVVQRSSSSRDRSEKAGERGERESRSEKGSDRLERPDRGERADRNRSALTKRSFSKETEDRSREREKQGGPEAVRKAASMTEERDRSRETIKQEPAPPAASPKPALSEEELEKKSKAIIEEYLHINDMKEALQCVQELGSPSSLYIFVQNGIESTLERSTISREHMGVLLCQLVKAGTLSKEQYYKGLREILEIAEDMEIDIPHIWLYLAELITPILQEEGIPMEELFREITKPLVPIGKATTLLVEVLGLLCKGMSQKTAGKLWRDGGLSWKEFLPEDQDVNKFVTEQKLEYTMGDSSDTPSRKELTSEELYKQMDKLLKENPNNQRIYDWIEANLSEQQVSSNTFIRALMTSVCHSAIIFENPYRVDALVIRNQAKLLQKYLRDEQKELQALYALQALVVKLDQPPNLLRMFFDALYDEDVIKEEAFYKWESSKDLAEQQGKGVALKSVTAFFTWLREAEDESDNN